In one window of Caballeronia sp. TF1N1 DNA:
- a CDS encoding DUF2252 domain-containing protein, with the protein MPTRPNSLASTSSDTLGTAEESRAKGRALRDAVPFEAHAGWQPEANRPNPVERVLAVNAGRQERLIPLRMARMAESPFAFLRGSATVMAWDLAKSPSIGHNVIIDGDAHINNFGLFRTPRQDVVFDLNDFDETLVGPWEWDLKRLTASINVAARENGVDASGRERAVRSACAAYRTSMASLWQVSPYDLWQMRSYASALHIDAPTRLDASEKETITKTVERAMKRSHATMLAKVAEPAGKSWRFKVDPPILTRLDAAEKNHVVDGLKPYLQTIAGEWRIMLERYEVADVAHRVVGVGSVGTRAYLVLMLGRALGDPLFIQVKEGIVPAAAPFVAPLDETQQHQGRRVVQGQRLMQSSSDALLGWTTIAGRDFYVRQMKQIRGSIPVDWLHGATFDFYAWCLGLLLARAHARTGDAALITGYCGTSDKFDAAYASWAERYGAQTVADHAAFCAAISVGHVSTT; encoded by the coding sequence TTGCCCACGCGCCCGAACTCCTTGGCATCGACATCATCCGATACGCTTGGCACGGCCGAGGAAAGCCGCGCCAAGGGCCGCGCGCTGCGCGACGCCGTGCCGTTCGAAGCCCACGCGGGCTGGCAGCCCGAAGCCAACCGGCCGAACCCCGTCGAGCGCGTGCTCGCCGTCAACGCCGGCCGTCAGGAGCGGCTCATCCCGCTGCGCATGGCGCGCATGGCCGAGTCGCCGTTCGCGTTCCTGCGTGGGTCGGCCACGGTGATGGCCTGGGATCTGGCGAAGTCGCCTTCGATCGGGCACAACGTGATCATCGACGGCGACGCGCACATCAATAACTTCGGACTCTTTCGCACGCCGCGTCAGGACGTGGTGTTCGACCTCAACGATTTCGACGAAACGCTCGTCGGTCCGTGGGAGTGGGACCTGAAGCGCCTCACCGCGAGCATCAACGTGGCGGCGCGCGAAAATGGCGTCGATGCGAGCGGTCGCGAGCGCGCGGTGCGTTCGGCATGCGCGGCGTATCGCACGTCCATGGCTTCGCTCTGGCAGGTGAGCCCCTACGATCTCTGGCAAATGCGTTCATACGCGAGCGCCCTCCACATCGACGCGCCGACCAGGCTCGATGCCAGCGAAAAGGAAACCATCACGAAAACGGTCGAGCGCGCGATGAAACGTTCGCACGCGACCATGCTCGCCAAGGTTGCCGAACCCGCTGGCAAAAGCTGGCGCTTCAAGGTCGATCCGCCGATTCTCACGCGCCTCGACGCCGCTGAGAAGAATCATGTGGTCGATGGCCTGAAGCCGTATTTACAAACCATCGCGGGCGAATGGCGCATCATGCTGGAACGCTACGAAGTCGCCGATGTGGCGCATCGCGTGGTGGGCGTCGGCAGTGTCGGCACACGCGCCTATCTCGTGCTCATGCTCGGCCGGGCGCTCGGCGACCCGCTGTTCATCCAGGTGAAGGAAGGCATCGTGCCGGCCGCCGCACCCTTCGTCGCGCCGCTCGACGAGACGCAGCAGCATCAGGGGCGTCGCGTCGTGCAAGGGCAAAGGCTCATGCAGAGTTCGTCGGATGCGCTGCTTGGCTGGACGACCATCGCCGGGCGCGATTTCTACGTACGCCAGATGAAGCAGATTCGCGGCTCCATTCCGGTCGACTGGCTGCATGGCGCGACCTTCGATTTCTACGCGTGGTGTCTCGGCCTTCTGCTCGCTCGCGCGCACGCCCGCACGGGCGACGCCGCGCTGATCACGGGCTATTGCGGCACCTCCGACAAGTTCGACGCCGCCTATGCAAGCTGGGCCGAACGCTACGGCGCACAGACCGTCGCGGATCACGCGGCATTCTGCGCGGCTATCAGCGTGGGTCACGTGAGCACGACCTGA
- a CDS encoding ABC transporter permease codes for MIFPYRLEARPTPSRAMQLAVPVVAAVATLVIGFLIFSLVGQDPLRAMHAFFVEPLSNVNGWSELVLKASPLCLIGLGLAVGYRANVWNIGAEGQMLLGGIVAGGIAIHVGDTSGWWTLPLMMLGGVVGGMLWAAIPALLKSRFNTNEILTSLMLTYVATQLLIYLVSGPWRDPEGMNFPISAMFGDDALFPRLYGDWHWTWLKGTRINASVFLTAIAVPLVWVFMRKSFAGFRMNVGGLAPLAARYAGFSDKKTIWTSLLLSGGLAGLAGMGEVAGPIGQLQAGWSPGYGFTAIIVVFVGRLHPVGIVLASLLMALLYLGGEAVQTSLQLPQALAGVFQGLLLFCLLGCDLFVNYRIRRRAIAHHAS; via the coding sequence ATGATCTTCCCTTATCGACTCGAAGCGCGCCCGACACCGTCGCGCGCCATGCAGCTCGCCGTGCCCGTGGTCGCCGCGGTGGCGACGCTCGTCATCGGCTTCCTGATTTTCAGTCTCGTCGGGCAGGACCCGCTGCGCGCGATGCACGCGTTCTTCGTCGAACCGCTCTCGAACGTGAACGGCTGGTCGGAGCTCGTGCTGAAGGCGTCGCCCTTGTGCCTGATCGGGCTCGGGCTTGCGGTCGGTTATCGCGCGAACGTGTGGAATATCGGCGCGGAAGGGCAGATGCTTCTCGGCGGCATCGTCGCGGGCGGCATCGCCATCCATGTCGGCGATACCTCCGGCTGGTGGACGCTGCCCTTGATGATGCTCGGCGGCGTCGTGGGCGGCATGCTCTGGGCGGCGATTCCCGCGCTGCTCAAGAGCCGCTTCAACACCAACGAGATTCTGACGAGCCTCATGCTCACCTACGTCGCCACGCAGTTGCTGATCTATCTCGTGAGCGGCCCGTGGCGCGACCCCGAAGGCATGAACTTCCCCATCTCGGCGATGTTCGGCGACGACGCGCTCTTCCCGCGTCTCTACGGCGACTGGCACTGGACGTGGCTCAAGGGCACGCGTATCAACGCGTCGGTGTTTCTCACGGCCATCGCGGTGCCGCTCGTGTGGGTTTTCATGCGCAAGAGTTTCGCGGGCTTTCGCATGAACGTGGGCGGTCTTGCGCCGCTCGCCGCGCGCTACGCCGGTTTCTCGGACAAGAAGACCATCTGGACCTCGCTCCTGCTCTCGGGCGGCCTCGCCGGGCTCGCGGGCATGGGCGAAGTGGCCGGGCCTATCGGGCAATTGCAGGCGGGCTGGTCGCCGGGATACGGCTTCACGGCGATCATCGTCGTGTTCGTGGGACGGCTGCATCCGGTGGGCATCGTGCTCGCAAGTCTCCTGATGGCGCTGCTCTACCTCGGCGGCGAAGCGGTGCAGACCTCGCTGCAACTGCCGCAGGCGCTTGCGGGCGTCTTCCAGGGCTTGCTGCTCTTTTGCCTCCTCGGTTGCGACCTGTTCGTCAATTACCGCATCCGGCGCCGCGCGATCGCGCATCACGCTTCCTGA
- a CDS encoding lipopolysaccharide assembly protein LapB, whose translation MKKTLSALALSLSLALCLSVASPLAFAVPTAQQVEQSMTQGNWQKADSQLSEVLDAHPKNAHAHYLYAQVLDREGRYSDALLHLQQAQSIDPALGFTTPARFNETQARIQADANRASISPNAGNETRSSTGAVATNPFNQGAQVAPQKHGPSIGMWIGLIVLIGAIALVLRWGMKRARVRDDGRADDDRRTQLKRATELLNEVRSLKLDVRLSTTPGHEALLKEVEGAETQLREMVEALSDAKNPVPPYAIQDLENQVASLKARAEGRPDPNAAQAAAQGQSAYAQEAERFGRGQQQPYGPQGPYPQQGPYPQQGQQPPVVIQQGGGAFGGGMGGLLTGVLLGEALSNGRERVIERDVPVERRNDNGGGLDFGNGGGGGGLDFGNGSNDWSDGGGGVDLGSTDDSWRDT comes from the coding sequence ATGAAAAAGACTCTGTCGGCTCTTGCGCTCTCGCTATCCCTGGCCCTTTGCCTGTCGGTTGCGTCTCCGCTCGCCTTCGCCGTGCCAACCGCGCAGCAAGTCGAGCAGTCGATGACGCAAGGCAACTGGCAAAAGGCCGATTCGCAGTTGAGCGAAGTGCTCGACGCGCATCCGAAGAATGCTCATGCGCATTATCTCTATGCGCAGGTGCTCGATCGCGAAGGCCGCTATAGCGACGCGCTTTTGCATCTTCAACAGGCGCAGTCCATCGATCCCGCGCTTGGCTTCACGACGCCCGCGCGCTTCAACGAAACGCAGGCGCGCATTCAGGCCGATGCGAATCGCGCCAGCATCAGCCCAAACGCCGGTAACGAGACGCGCAGTTCGACCGGCGCGGTCGCGACCAATCCGTTCAATCAGGGCGCACAGGTCGCGCCGCAGAAACATGGACCGTCGATCGGCATGTGGATCGGCTTGATCGTGCTGATCGGTGCGATTGCGCTCGTGCTGCGCTGGGGAATGAAGCGCGCCCGCGTCCGTGACGATGGCCGCGCCGACGACGATCGTCGCACGCAACTCAAGCGCGCGACCGAACTGCTGAACGAAGTGCGTTCGCTCAAGCTCGACGTCCGGCTTTCCACGACGCCTGGGCATGAGGCATTGCTAAAGGAAGTGGAAGGCGCCGAGACGCAATTGCGTGAGATGGTCGAGGCGTTGTCGGATGCCAAAAACCCCGTGCCGCCGTATGCGATTCAGGATTTGGAAAATCAGGTGGCGAGTTTGAAGGCGCGCGCCGAAGGCCGCCCGGACCCGAACGCTGCCCAGGCCGCGGCGCAGGGGCAGTCGGCGTATGCGCAAGAAGCGGAGCGCTTCGGGCGCGGTCAGCAGCAGCCTTACGGGCCGCAGGGGCCTTATCCTCAACAGGGTCCGTATCCGCAGCAAGGGCAACAGCCGCCGGTCGTCATTCAGCAAGGCGGCGGTGCATTCGGCGGCGGCATGGGCGGTTTGTTGACTGGCGTTCTGCTTGGCGAAGCGCTGTCGAACGGACGAGAACGCGTGATCGAGCGTGACGTGCCGGTTGAACGTCGCAACGACAACGGCGGCGGCCTGGACTTCGGTAACGGCGGCGGCGGTGGCGGACTCGACTTCGGCAACGGCTCGAACGATTGGAGCGATGGCGGTGGCGGCGTAGACCTCGGCAGCACGGATGATAGCTGGCGCGATACGTGA
- a CDS encoding BMP family ABC transporter substrate-binding protein: protein MNKPWLKAIAATVALSATLATASAQAADAPGVAFVYLGNPGDAGWTFAHDAGSKEAEAKFGDKIKITRVENVPESADSERVFRDLANKGNKVIFGTSFGYQDFQLKVAKDFPDTIFLTATGFKKAKNFGTYDVRMYQGAYLAGVAAGYVTKSNTLGFVASVPIPEVVRNINAFTMGARSVNPKVHTKVIWINSWFDPGKEKQAAETLIGQGADVLLQNTDSNATLNTANEKHVFAFGWDSNMKKFGPNAHLGSVVAHWGVYYNAVIQQVLDGKWKNDPVWLGMPQKAVDLEDLNSSAIPPKAMQAVSAKRDDLHSGKWDVFTGPIKDQSGAEKVPAGKTLTDPEMQRINWYVEGVDGSLPK from the coding sequence ATGAATAAACCATGGCTGAAGGCAATCGCGGCAACCGTCGCTTTGTCCGCCACGCTCGCGACGGCGAGCGCGCAAGCGGCGGATGCACCGGGCGTCGCGTTCGTCTATCTCGGCAATCCGGGCGATGCAGGCTGGACCTTCGCGCACGACGCGGGCAGCAAGGAAGCCGAAGCGAAGTTCGGCGACAAGATCAAGATCACGCGCGTGGAAAACGTGCCGGAATCCGCCGACTCGGAGCGCGTGTTCCGCGATCTGGCGAACAAGGGCAACAAGGTCATCTTCGGCACGAGCTTCGGCTATCAGGACTTCCAGTTGAAGGTGGCGAAGGATTTCCCGGACACGATTTTCCTCACGGCCACGGGCTTCAAGAAGGCCAAAAACTTCGGCACATATGACGTGCGGATGTATCAAGGCGCGTACTTGGCAGGCGTCGCCGCCGGTTATGTGACGAAGAGCAATACGTTGGGCTTCGTGGCATCGGTGCCAATTCCCGAAGTGGTCCGCAACATCAACGCGTTCACGATGGGCGCGCGTTCGGTGAATCCGAAGGTCCACACGAAGGTCATCTGGATCAACAGCTGGTTCGATCCGGGCAAGGAAAAGCAGGCTGCCGAAACGCTGATCGGTCAGGGCGCGGACGTGCTCTTGCAGAACACCGACTCGAACGCCACGCTCAACACCGCGAACGAGAAGCACGTGTTCGCCTTCGGCTGGGATTCGAACATGAAGAAGTTCGGCCCGAACGCGCATTTGGGTTCGGTGGTCGCGCACTGGGGCGTGTACTACAACGCGGTCATTCAGCAAGTGCTCGATGGCAAGTGGAAGAACGACCCGGTGTGGCTCGGTATGCCGCAGAAGGCCGTGGACCTCGAGGACCTGAACAGCAGCGCGATTCCGCCGAAGGCCATGCAAGCCGTGTCGGCGAAGCGTGACGATCTGCACTCGGGCAAGTGGGATGTGTTCACGGGTCCGATCAAGGATCAGTCGGGCGCGGAAAAGGTGCCGGCCGGCAAGACGCTGACCGACCCGGAAATGCAGCGTATCAACTGGTACGTGGAAGGCGTGGACGGCTCGCTGCCGAAGTAA
- the mscL gene encoding large conductance mechanosensitive channel protein MscL yields MSMIDEFKNFALKGNVMDLAVGVIIGGAFSTIVNSVVKDLIMPVVGLATGGLDFSNLFIRLGQIPPSYKGNPDSYKDLQTAGVAVFGYGSFITVLINFIILAFIIFLMVKFINNLRKPTEAPPPPAATPEDVLLLREIRDELKRPRV; encoded by the coding sequence ATGAGCATGATCGACGAATTCAAGAACTTCGCCCTCAAAGGCAACGTGATGGACCTCGCCGTTGGTGTGATCATCGGCGGCGCTTTCTCGACGATAGTCAACTCCGTCGTGAAGGATCTGATCATGCCGGTGGTCGGTCTGGCCACGGGCGGGCTCGACTTCTCGAACCTTTTCATACGTCTGGGGCAGATACCGCCCAGCTATAAAGGCAATCCCGATTCGTATAAAGACTTGCAGACCGCGGGTGTCGCGGTGTTCGGCTACGGTTCGTTCATTACCGTGCTGATCAACTTCATCATCCTTGCGTTCATCATCTTTCTGATGGTCAAGTTCATCAACAATTTGCGCAAGCCCACCGAAGCGCCGCCGCCGCCCGCCGCCACGCCCGAAGACGTGTTGCTGCTGCGCGAGATCCGCGACGAGCTGAAACGGCCGCGCGTCTGA
- a CDS encoding dodecin, producing MTEHVYKQIELTGSSQESSDDAVRVALSKASKTLRNIHWFEVTETRGHVEDGKIQHWQVTIKVGLRIED from the coding sequence ATGACGGAACACGTCTACAAGCAGATCGAACTCACCGGCTCGTCGCAGGAATCGAGCGATGACGCCGTGCGCGTCGCACTGTCGAAGGCATCGAAGACGCTGCGCAACATTCACTGGTTCGAAGTGACGGAAACGCGCGGACATGTCGAAGACGGCAAGATCCAGCACTGGCAGGTAACGATCAAGGTCGGCTTGCGTATCGAAGATTGA
- a CDS encoding ABC transporter permease encodes MDINQASNLASSAVVAAIPLMFAGAGELVAEKSGVLNLGVEGMMLMGAVTGYAVTSITGNPWLGIVASIFAGIAMALLFGFLTITMLANQVATGLSLTIFGIGFSAYVGKPYTSAAVRASIDVMPIPGLASIPVLGPAIFSLTPLGYLAFIMFGVIGWFLYKTRAGLVLRSVGESPSVAHSVGFPVVGVRYGATLFGGAMAGIAGGYYSIVYLHVWQEQLTSGRGWIALALVVFATWRPGRLLIGALLFGAVMALQFYAQAIGVPVPTQFLAMLPYIATIVVLVLISRNPNTIKLNAPASLGKPFFAAS; translated from the coding sequence ATGGATATCAATCAAGCCAGCAATCTCGCCTCGAGCGCGGTCGTCGCGGCCATTCCGCTGATGTTCGCGGGCGCGGGCGAACTCGTCGCGGAAAAGTCCGGCGTGCTCAATCTCGGCGTCGAGGGAATGATGCTGATGGGCGCCGTCACCGGCTACGCGGTGACATCGATCACGGGTAATCCGTGGCTCGGCATCGTCGCGTCGATTTTCGCGGGCATCGCGATGGCGCTTCTGTTCGGCTTTCTCACCATCACCATGCTTGCGAATCAAGTCGCCACCGGCCTTTCGCTGACGATCTTCGGCATCGGCTTTTCGGCCTACGTAGGCAAGCCGTACACGTCGGCGGCAGTGCGCGCGAGCATCGACGTGATGCCGATTCCGGGTCTTGCCAGCATTCCCGTGCTCGGCCCGGCTATCTTCTCGCTTACGCCGCTCGGCTATCTTGCGTTCATCATGTTCGGCGTGATCGGCTGGTTTCTCTACAAGACGCGTGCGGGGCTCGTGCTGCGCTCGGTCGGCGAATCGCCTTCGGTCGCGCACTCGGTGGGCTTTCCCGTGGTCGGCGTGCGCTACGGCGCGACGCTCTTCGGCGGCGCGATGGCCGGTATCGCGGGCGGCTATTACTCCATCGTCTATTTGCACGTCTGGCAGGAGCAGCTCACGTCCGGACGCGGCTGGATTGCGCTCGCGCTCGTCGTGTTCGCCACGTGGCGGCCAGGGCGTCTTTTGATCGGCGCGCTCTTGTTCGGCGCCGTGATGGCCTTGCAGTTTTACGCGCAGGCCATCGGCGTGCCGGTGCCGACGCAGTTTCTCGCGATGCTGCCGTATATCGCGACCATCGTCGTGCTGGTGCTGATCTCGCGCAATCCGAACACCATCAAGCTGAACGCGCCCGCATCGCTTGGCAAGCCGTTCTTCGCGGCAAGCTGA
- the glgX gene encoding glycogen debranching protein GlgX: MPNELRIAEGSPFPLGATWDGKGVNFALFSAHATKVELCLFDEKGEQETHRIELPEYTDEVWHVYINDLAPGAVYGYRVHGPYEPEAGHRFNPNKLLLDPYAKAHVGELKWDPAVFGYTLNAEGDDLTFDERDSAPFMQKCQVVDQTFSWTHPTRGRVPWEHTIFYETHVRGFTKRHPAIPEHMRGTFEGLGQKEIVDYIKSLGVTSVELMPIQAFVNDSYLLDKGLTNYWGYNTIGFFAADPRFFARGSGAIAEFKEMVDRLHEAGLEVILDVVYNHTAEGNERGPTLSFRGIDNASYYRLMPDEPRYYINDTGTGNTLNLSHPRVLQMVTDSLRYWVTEMNVDGFRFDLATILGRETYGFDEGGGFLDSCRQDPILATVKLIAEPWDCGPGGYQVGGFPPGWAEWNDRYRDTVRGFWKGDEGEAPELATRMTASGDKFNKRGRRPWASVNFITAHDGFTLNDLVSYNDTHNDANGEDNKDGHSDNKSWNCGVEGPTDDPEIRALRERQKRNLLATLLFSQGTPMILAGDEFGRTQEGNNNAYCQDDDISWVNWDIDDEGRALTEFVRKLTTLRHTLPVLRRQRFLTGEYRQDLEVADVKWLSPDGQELSDEQWGDPNMRCFGMVLDGRAQATGIRKPASDATLLLIVNSYHDVVDFKLPDIPGSDQWSCLIDTNAPIREELEDFDSGNVYQVTGRSLLLLALHARGATRRIFKRLEEALTDDVPPDAPEDKPAA; this comes from the coding sequence ATGCCGAACGAACTCCGCATTGCCGAGGGCTCTCCCTTTCCGCTCGGCGCGACCTGGGACGGAAAAGGCGTCAACTTCGCGCTGTTTTCCGCCCACGCCACCAAAGTCGAGCTGTGCCTCTTCGACGAAAAGGGCGAGCAGGAGACGCATCGCATCGAATTACCCGAATATACCGACGAAGTCTGGCATGTCTACATCAACGACCTGGCGCCTGGCGCGGTCTATGGTTATCGCGTGCACGGACCGTACGAGCCCGAAGCGGGACATCGCTTCAATCCGAACAAGCTGCTGCTCGACCCGTATGCCAAGGCGCACGTTGGCGAACTAAAGTGGGACCCCGCCGTGTTCGGCTACACGCTCAACGCGGAAGGCGACGATCTCACCTTCGACGAACGCGACAGCGCGCCTTTCATGCAGAAGTGCCAGGTCGTCGATCAGACGTTCTCGTGGACGCATCCGACACGTGGCCGCGTGCCTTGGGAACACACGATCTTTTACGAGACCCACGTGCGCGGCTTCACGAAGCGCCATCCGGCGATTCCCGAGCATATGCGCGGCACATTCGAAGGGCTCGGCCAGAAGGAAATCGTCGATTACATCAAGAGTCTGGGCGTAACGTCCGTTGAACTGATGCCGATTCAGGCGTTCGTCAACGACAGCTACCTGCTCGACAAGGGACTCACGAACTACTGGGGCTACAACACCATCGGCTTTTTCGCTGCCGATCCGCGCTTCTTTGCGCGCGGTTCGGGTGCGATCGCGGAGTTCAAGGAGATGGTCGACCGCCTGCACGAAGCCGGCCTCGAAGTGATCCTCGACGTGGTTTACAACCACACCGCCGAAGGCAACGAACGCGGGCCGACGCTGTCGTTCCGGGGTATCGACAACGCGTCGTACTATCGGCTGATGCCGGACGAGCCGCGTTACTACATCAACGATACGGGCACGGGCAACACGCTCAATCTTTCGCATCCGCGCGTCTTGCAGATGGTCACCGACAGCCTGCGTTACTGGGTGACGGAAATGAACGTCGATGGCTTCCGCTTCGACCTCGCCACCATTCTCGGACGCGAGACCTATGGATTCGACGAAGGCGGCGGGTTCCTCGACAGCTGCCGTCAGGACCCTATCCTCGCGACCGTGAAGCTGATTGCGGAGCCGTGGGATTGCGGTCCGGGCGGCTATCAGGTCGGCGGTTTCCCGCCGGGCTGGGCGGAATGGAACGATCGTTATCGCGATACCGTGCGCGGTTTCTGGAAGGGCGACGAAGGCGAAGCGCCAGAACTCGCCACGCGCATGACCGCGTCGGGCGACAAGTTCAACAAGCGCGGACGCCGTCCGTGGGCGAGCGTGAACTTCATCACGGCGCACGACGGCTTTACGCTCAACGATCTCGTCTCCTATAACGACACGCATAACGACGCGAACGGCGAAGACAACAAGGACGGCCATTCGGACAACAAGTCGTGGAACTGCGGCGTGGAAGGTCCGACCGACGATCCCGAGATTCGCGCGCTGCGCGAGCGCCAGAAGCGCAATTTGCTCGCGACGCTCCTGTTCTCGCAAGGCACGCCGATGATCCTGGCCGGCGACGAATTCGGCCGCACGCAAGAGGGTAACAACAACGCGTATTGTCAGGACGACGATATCAGCTGGGTGAACTGGGATATCGACGACGAAGGTCGCGCGCTTACCGAGTTTGTCCGCAAATTGACGACCTTGCGTCATACGCTGCCCGTGCTGCGGCGTCAGCGCTTCCTGACGGGCGAGTATCGCCAGGATCTCGAAGTCGCGGACGTTAAGTGGCTTAGTCCGGACGGCCAGGAACTGTCGGACGAGCAATGGGGCGACCCGAACATGCGCTGCTTCGGCATGGTGCTCGACGGTCGCGCGCAGGCGACGGGCATTCGCAAGCCGGCATCCGATGCGACGTTGCTGCTGATCGTCAATTCATATCACGATGTCGTGGATTTCAAGCTGCCTGATATCCCGGGCTCGGATCAGTGGAGTTGCCTCATCGATACGAACGCGCCGATTCGCGAGGAACTGGAAGATTTCGACTCGGGCAACGTGTATCAGGTGACAGGGCGTTCGCTGCTGCTGTTGGCCTTGCATGCGCGCGGCGCGACGCGGCGAATCTTCAAGCGACTGGAAGAAGCGCTGACGGATGACGTGCCGCCCGATGCGCCGGAAGACAAACCGGCCGCGTGA
- a CDS encoding ABC transporter ATP-binding protein: MGNAITPTDTPPRLALSGISKQYPSVKANDGVNLIVKPGEIHAVLGENGAGKSTLMKIIYGAVRPDEGEIRWQGEVVEIGSPAAARKLGIGMVFQHFSLFETLTVGENIALALDDKFDMKALSKRIRDVSADYGLDVDPQRHVHSLTVGERQRVEIVRCLLQNPRLLIMDEPTSVLTPQAVKKLFTVLRRLAAEGCSILYISHKLDEIRALCENATVMRGGRVTGNVDPRNETDASLAQLMVGHSLPDYQRRQHTPGDVRLAVKNLSVASPDPFGTSLENVSFAVQAGEIFGIAGVSGNGQAELLASLSGEIRDSHVATDAVTICGTPAARLSAGARRRLGFAFVPEERLGRGAVPAMSLAENGLLTAHRQSMVRGGWVNSRAVKSFADRCIKAFDVRCGGSGAFAQSLSGGNLQKFIVGREILQEPKVLVVAQPTWGVDVGAAGFIRQQLLDLAARGVAILVISEELEELFDICDRLAVIARGKLSPVRKTRETNAEEVGLFMAGLFDGKRAPAAELDSLSK, encoded by the coding sequence ATGGGCAACGCCATTACCCCTACGGATACGCCACCGCGCCTGGCGCTATCCGGCATCAGCAAGCAGTACCCGTCCGTCAAGGCCAACGACGGCGTGAACCTCATCGTGAAGCCAGGCGAGATTCACGCGGTGCTCGGCGAGAACGGCGCGGGCAAGTCCACGCTGATGAAAATCATCTATGGCGCGGTGCGTCCGGATGAAGGCGAGATTCGCTGGCAGGGCGAAGTCGTCGAAATCGGCAGTCCGGCGGCGGCGCGCAAGCTCGGCATCGGCATGGTGTTCCAGCACTTCTCGCTGTTCGAGACGCTGACCGTTGGCGAGAACATCGCGCTCGCGCTCGACGACAAGTTCGACATGAAAGCGCTGTCCAAGCGTATTCGCGATGTGTCGGCGGACTACGGGCTCGATGTCGATCCGCAACGTCACGTTCACAGTCTCACCGTCGGCGAACGTCAGCGCGTGGAGATCGTGCGCTGTCTTCTGCAGAACCCGCGCTTGCTCATCATGGACGAGCCGACTTCGGTGCTGACGCCGCAAGCGGTCAAGAAGCTCTTCACCGTGTTGCGACGACTCGCGGCGGAAGGGTGCAGCATTCTCTACATCAGTCACAAGCTCGACGAAATCCGCGCGCTCTGCGAGAACGCCACCGTGATGCGCGGCGGCCGCGTGACCGGCAATGTCGATCCGCGCAACGAAACGGATGCCTCGCTCGCGCAATTGATGGTCGGCCATTCGCTGCCGGATTATCAGCGTCGCCAACACACGCCGGGCGATGTCCGGCTCGCGGTGAAGAACCTTTCGGTGGCGAGTCCCGATCCGTTCGGCACGTCGCTCGAAAACGTCTCCTTTGCCGTGCAGGCGGGCGAGATTTTCGGGATCGCGGGCGTGTCGGGGAACGGTCAGGCGGAATTGCTCGCGTCGCTCTCGGGCGAGATTCGCGATTCCCATGTCGCAACGGACGCCGTGACGATCTGCGGCACACCAGCCGCGCGGCTGTCCGCGGGCGCGCGGCGGCGTCTGGGCTTTGCGTTCGTGCCGGAAGAGCGGCTCGGGCGCGGCGCGGTTCCGGCCATGTCGCTTGCCGAGAATGGCTTGCTCACCGCGCATCGGCAGAGCATGGTGCGCGGCGGCTGGGTCAACTCGCGCGCGGTCAAGAGCTTTGCCGATCGCTGCATCAAGGCCTTCGACGTGCGTTGCGGCGGCAGCGGCGCGTTCGCGCAAAGTCTGTCGGGCGGCAATTTGCAGAAGTTCATCGTCGGCCGCGAGATTCTTCAGGAGCCGAAGGTGCTCGTCGTCGCCCAGCCGACCTGGGGCGTCGATGTCGGCGCGGCGGGCTTCATCCGCCAGCAGTTGCTCGATCTCGCGGCGCGCGGCGTCGCCATTCTGGTGATCTCCGAGGAACTGGAAGAACTGTTCGACATCTGCGACCGGCTCGCCGTGATCGCGCGCGGCAAACTGTCGCCGGTGCGCAAGACGCGCGAAACCAACGCGGAGGAAGTCGGCCTGTTCATGGCCGGACTCTTCGACGGAAAGCGCGCGCCCGCAGCCGAACTCGACTCATTGAGCAAGTAA